Proteins from a genomic interval of Candidatus Gracilibacteria bacterium:
- a CDS encoding helix-turn-helix domain-containing protein, with translation MYALFKALGLNDKEIQTFLKLLELGAQPISIVAKAVGIPRPSMYVVLGRLKTFQLIEEFEQRGVKYVKTIPVRDIELLIRSQERQLGQTRQMFLASLPDLESLENRISITPRVQSYDGKKACMKFYEQVAKAKEFWAFFSPVPVKKYMPEYVYQLAELIKKAKGHAKEILVDSEEARDYQKKFSAAHHEIKILPQGSVFDADILLTPLKLYLISYGENQVNGTEITSPAIVGAHRVIFDQLWQRL, from the coding sequence ATGTACGCTCTTTTTAAGGCTCTCGGTCTCAACGATAAAGAAATCCAAACTTTTTTAAAACTCCTCGAGCTGGGGGCTCAGCCCATCAGCATCGTGGCCAAGGCTGTGGGAATCCCCCGCCCTTCCATGTATGTGGTTTTGGGCCGACTCAAGACGTTTCAGCTCATTGAAGAATTTGAGCAACGTGGCGTGAAGTATGTCAAAACCATCCCTGTTCGTGATATTGAGTTGCTGATCCGCTCTCAAGAACGCCAATTGGGACAAACGCGTCAAATGTTTCTCGCCTCTCTCCCGGACCTTGAGTCTCTTGAAAATCGCATCAGCATCACCCCCCGGGTTCAATCGTATGATGGGAAAAAAGCGTGCATGAAATTTTATGAACAAGTGGCAAAAGCCAAAGAATTTTGGGCATTTTTCTCTCCGGTTCCGGTTAAAAAATACATGCCCGAATATGTGTATCAATTGGCCGAATTGATCAAAAAAGCCAAAGGCCATGCCAAAGAAATACTCGTCGATTCCGAGGAAGCCCGAGACTATCAAAAAAAATTCTCCGCCGCTCATCATGAGATTAAAATATTGCCTCAAGGTTCGGTTTTTGATGCCGACATTCTCCTCACTCCTCTCAAGCTCTACTTGATCTCTTACGGAGAGAATCAAGTCAATGGCACGGAAATCACCAGTCCGGCCATTGTGGGCGCGCATCGAGTCATTTTTGACCAGCTATGGCAGAGGCTATAA
- a CDS encoding GRAM domain-containing protein — MAKSLLELRSNEMLKKNEKGIYLRGIMAQMGDIYLTNQRLIFIKNPINTFGLIGLLFNKQKVLFDLELTQIIKVEKSTFGLNKKVILVGLTDGRELKFSVSSTSDEWVALLKK; from the coding sequence ATGGCCAAATCTTTGCTCGAACTTCGTTCCAATGAAATGCTTAAAAAAAATGAAAAAGGAATCTATCTTAGAGGGATTATGGCTCAAATGGGAGACATTTACCTCACAAACCAACGATTGATTTTCATCAAAAACCCCATCAACACATTTGGATTGATCGGGCTCTTATTCAACAAACAAAAGGTTCTTTTTGATCTGGAATTGACTCAAATCATCAAGGTAGAAAAATCAACATTCGGCTTGAATAAAAAAGTCATTCTTGTCGGGCTTACGGATGGCCGAGAGCTCAAATTCTCGGTGAGCTCAACGAGTGATGAATGGGTCGCGCTTTTAAAAAAATAA
- a CDS encoding helix-turn-helix domain-containing protein has product MQFKHHLLSLLQRIGLTSGEAHFYLTIHQNPGFSIKELQKKTGFSLASTYRAFEHLKTLGLVSSSSQSWRQTVRAVSIHGLADRLGREQRRLRKVELELKRLGNLMNLTSHSALENPVEIFTEKADISNQAFAILSRWDHFLAYGSAERLIDVLGDKEEHAFVQIRRKKGVPCNAIMTEYGNYSREIFPNNERDLRNARLHLDSTYNDSMVYLHDKEALVWHRDAEFGNRAILIREPSIFKLHECLFRTLWEKGVATPREALKL; this is encoded by the coding sequence ATGCAATTCAAACACCATCTTCTCTCCCTTCTCCAACGCATCGGACTCACCTCGGGAGAGGCTCATTTTTATCTTACGATTCATCAAAATCCCGGGTTTTCAATCAAAGAGCTCCAAAAAAAAACCGGCTTTTCTTTGGCGTCCACGTATCGAGCGTTTGAACACCTCAAAACCCTGGGTCTCGTTTCCTCTTCCTCTCAATCGTGGAGGCAAACCGTGCGCGCGGTTTCCATTCATGGATTGGCGGATCGATTAGGGCGAGAACAACGTCGTTTGCGAAAAGTGGAGCTTGAGTTGAAGCGCCTTGGCAATCTTATGAACCTGACCTCGCACTCTGCGCTTGAAAATCCGGTGGAAATTTTCACTGAAAAAGCCGATATTTCAAATCAAGCGTTTGCGATTTTATCGCGATGGGATCATTTTTTGGCGTACGGATCCGCGGAACGACTCATTGATGTTCTCGGAGATAAAGAAGAGCATGCTTTTGTCCAAATCCGCCGAAAAAAAGGAGTCCCTTGCAATGCAATCATGACGGAATATGGAAATTATTCTCGTGAAATTTTTCCCAACAATGAACGGGATTTACGAAACGCGCGACTCCACCTCGATTCCACCTACAATGACAGCATGGTTTATTTGCACGATAAGGAGGCTCTTGTTTGGCATAGAGATGCGGAATTCGGGAATCGTGCCATTCTCATTCGCGAGCCCTCGATTTTTAAATTGCATGAATGCCTGTTCCGAACTCTGTGGGAAAAAGGAGTGGCTACCCCTCGCGAAGCGCTTAAGCTATAA
- the rsmG gene encoding 16S rRNA (guanine(527)-N(7))-methyltransferase RsmG, with product MTQAQMFSDFLNELEKWNKKLNLISYKTREELQIKHVQDSLALLEVFELGEEQKVLDIGCGGGFPGIPLAIMCPQAEFTLVDATAKKIDAIQAMVKKIGLKNVKTLCGRFETLAHDLDLRESFGLVVARAVAPLSTLLEYAAGFVCIHGLFVAYKSGDFAEELKASLKAQAELHLMFDGPICYELPEGQGSRSLLVFRKTEAISDAYPRKNGLPKKRPL from the coding sequence ATGACTCAAGCTCAAATGTTTTCCGACTTTTTAAACGAGTTGGAAAAATGGAATAAAAAACTCAATTTAATCTCGTACAAAACGCGTGAAGAACTCCAAATTAAACATGTCCAGGATTCGTTGGCGTTGCTTGAGGTTTTTGAGTTGGGTGAAGAACAAAAAGTGCTGGACATTGGATGTGGCGGCGGGTTTCCCGGGATTCCGTTGGCCATCATGTGTCCCCAAGCCGAATTTACGCTCGTCGATGCCACGGCAAAAAAAATCGATGCAATTCAAGCGATGGTGAAAAAAATTGGGCTTAAGAATGTCAAAACCCTGTGTGGCCGATTTGAAACCTTAGCTCACGACTTGGATCTGCGTGAATCGTTTGGATTGGTGGTGGCGCGCGCCGTAGCTCCCCTCTCGACCTTGCTGGAATACGCGGCAGGATTTGTGTGTATCCACGGCTTGTTTGTGGCGTATAAAAGCGGTGATTTCGCAGAAGAACTCAAAGCTTCACTCAAAGCCCAAGCCGAGCTCCATTTGATGTTTGACGGCCCGATTTGTTATGAATTGCCCGAAGGCCAAGGGTCTCGTTCGCTCTTGGTTTTCCGCAAAACCGAAGCTATTTCCGATGCGTATCCGCGCAAAAATGGCCTCCCCAAAAAACGCCCTTTATAA
- a CDS encoding helix-turn-helix domain-containing protein, with the protein MMIERFLYNLGLNSSEVKVYLYLLTHGESIASIVAKRLELKRANCYAILEVLEKKGMITSFSKNNVTHFDATEPDEVVALCNQRVKEMERLQKSAAELQKELHELREKGKMPKLEIRGKIQYFQGLDAVTDLIEETLNEKGKEQLCFGLNTYHTELGGNDWVDYTQKRVKKGMHVKSIQPSTNAAIEYKARDTKELRKTNLVPKDRFPGNCEINIIGNMIAMFTTHGKEPMGMKMHNEDMAQALRSLFNLAWEKSEEYDKKIKRNGKS; encoded by the coding sequence ATGATGATTGAACGCTTCCTTTACAATTTGGGACTCAACTCGAGCGAAGTGAAAGTTTATCTTTATTTGCTCACCCACGGAGAATCCATTGCCAGCATCGTAGCCAAGCGCCTGGAACTTAAACGCGCCAATTGCTATGCGATTTTGGAAGTGCTTGAAAAAAAAGGAATGATCACAAGTTTCAGCAAAAACAATGTCACTCATTTTGACGCTACGGAACCGGACGAAGTCGTCGCTCTCTGCAATCAACGCGTTAAAGAAATGGAGCGCCTGCAAAAAAGCGCGGCGGAACTGCAAAAAGAACTTCACGAATTGCGCGAAAAAGGGAAAATGCCGAAATTGGAGATCCGCGGGAAGATCCAATACTTTCAGGGATTGGATGCGGTTACGGATTTGATTGAGGAGACTTTAAACGAAAAAGGAAAAGAGCAACTGTGTTTTGGACTCAATACTTATCACACGGAACTCGGCGGGAACGATTGGGTGGATTACACGCAAAAACGCGTCAAGAAAGGGATGCATGTTAAAAGCATTCAACCCAGTACCAATGCCGCCATTGAATATAAAGCTCGCGACACGAAAGAACTCCGGAAAACAAATCTTGTCCCAAAGGATCGTTTCCCCGGCAATTGTGAAATCAATATCATCGGCAACATGATCGCCATGTTCACCACTCACGGGAAAGAACCCATGGGCATGAAAATGCACAATGAAGACATGGCGCAAGCGCTTCGCAGTCTATTCAATCTGGCTTGGGAAAAATCGGAGGAGTACGACAAAAAAATTAAGCGCAACGGCAAAAGCTAA
- a CDS encoding RsmE family RNA methyltransferase — protein sequence MTKTLHRFFVEPQALVGEPIVLNEKETVHQLFRVLRQQAGDKVILLDNTGMEYEAKILTIAPHQVVLQHGTKQKCKGEPEVCIRLLQGIPKNPAKFEEVLRHGTEVGITEFYPLLTEHTEVPFLRKRERMAVILKEATEQCERGKIPILGPETNFSEILKNGLPPELQADVTLLAYAREKEVLISSLLPSLKKAKTINLIIGPEGGFSDQEVELARERGFTLFGLGPRILRTETAGPVIAGIVLYCGD from the coding sequence ATGACCAAGACGTTGCACCGCTTTTTTGTGGAACCTCAAGCTTTGGTTGGAGAACCGATTGTTTTGAATGAAAAAGAAACCGTGCATCAATTGTTTCGCGTGCTTCGCCAACAGGCAGGAGATAAGGTGATTCTTCTCGATAATACAGGGATGGAATATGAGGCGAAAATTCTCACCATTGCCCCGCATCAAGTCGTGCTGCAGCATGGCACCAAACAAAAATGCAAAGGCGAACCCGAGGTTTGCATTCGACTCTTGCAAGGCATTCCCAAAAATCCAGCCAAATTTGAAGAGGTGTTGCGTCATGGCACGGAAGTTGGAATCACGGAATTTTATCCTTTACTTACCGAACACACCGAGGTTCCTTTTCTTCGCAAACGGGAACGCATGGCCGTCATTCTTAAGGAAGCAACGGAACAATGCGAACGCGGGAAAATCCCGATTCTTGGGCCGGAAACGAATTTTTCGGAAATTCTAAAAAACGGCTTGCCGCCCGAGCTCCAGGCCGATGTCACACTTTTGGCTTATGCCCGCGAAAAAGAGGTTTTAATTTCCTCTCTTCTCCCCTCGCTTAAAAAAGCAAAAACCATCAACTTAATCATTGGGCCGGAAGGAGGTTTTTCCGATCAAGAAGTAGAACTGGCGCGCGAACGAGGATTCACTTTGTTCGGGCTTGGCCCGCGGATTTTGCGCACCGAAACCGCAGGGCCGGTGATTGCAGGGATCGTGCTCTATTGCTGAGATTAA
- a CDS encoding prohibitin family protein, whose amino-acid sequence MSKVKKLALGLVLFLALMMLFSCFEIINPGERGIVIQLGAVQDEILDEGIHFVIPMVQKIKTIDITMQKYNAQSDAASQDLQMVYTDMTLNYHLDPTRVNTIYQTFRGAESWSLIEPSIQESVKAGTAQFTAEQLITQRASVKEVISTELKSRLEPYGIIVDGVSIVDFQFSASFSEAIENKVVAEQNALASKNRLEQIKYEAEQKIVTAQAEAEAIKAQTQAIQSAGGESYVQLKAIEKWNGILPTYMLSDGTMPFLTIQ is encoded by the coding sequence ATGTCAAAAGTTAAGAAACTTGCCCTTGGATTAGTGCTTTTCCTTGCACTGATGATGCTTTTCAGCTGTTTTGAAATCATCAATCCCGGAGAACGCGGCATTGTGATTCAACTCGGAGCTGTCCAAGATGAAATTTTGGATGAAGGGATCCATTTTGTGATTCCCATGGTTCAAAAAATCAAAACCATTGATATCACTATGCAAAAGTACAATGCTCAATCCGATGCGGCTTCTCAAGATTTACAGATGGTATACACGGATATGACCCTCAACTATCACCTCGACCCGACCCGTGTGAATACGATTTATCAAACCTTTCGTGGAGCGGAAAGCTGGTCTCTGATCGAACCTTCCATCCAAGAATCGGTGAAAGCCGGGACTGCGCAATTCACGGCCGAGCAACTGATCACCCAACGCGCCTCAGTCAAAGAAGTGATTTCTACGGAGCTCAAGAGCCGACTCGAACCGTACGGCATCATTGTGGACGGAGTTTCCATTGTGGATTTTCAATTCTCGGCATCGTTCTCGGAAGCCATTGAAAATAAAGTGGTGGCTGAACAAAACGCTTTGGCGTCCAAAAATCGTCTCGAGCAAATCAAGTATGAGGCGGAACAAAAAATTGTGACTGCTCAAGCCGAGGCCGAGGCTATCAAAGCGCAGACTCAAGCCATCCAAAGCGCCGGGGGTGAATCCTATGTTCAACTCAAAGCCATTGAAAAATGGAACGGGATTTTACCCACCTACATGCTGTCCGATGGCACCATGCCCTTTTTGACCATTCAATAA
- the polX gene encoding DNA polymerase/3'-5' exonuclease PolX, giving the protein MENLKIAQIFREMADILELMGENRFRYLAYRRAAQTIEHSSQEMRQIADENPKKLLDLSGVGQGLADKIIEILHSGDCREHQMLLAGFKTGLLELLTVRGLGPKKVKKFYTELGIDSLPKLKHAAETGLLAKLPGMGEKSQTSVIQSIKDHEKHSQRLILHAATEMANRLVVYLKTCPVVDRVEYAGSCRRKQETVGDIDILVTGKTEKDHGRIVAHFVTQPDVQQILAHGETKASVILESANGPIQSDLRVVDESSFGAALHYFTGSKAHNIAMRKFAISKGFKLNEYGLFKGEKRMAGKTEESLFKALGLPYIIPELRRDEGEIDAALNNTLPHSIELSDIQGDLHMHTRESDGGNTLEEMVAAAQALGYRYIGITEHSSSLRVASGLDEARLIDHLRHIDSLNKKLKNFRILKSAEVDILEDGSLDYPNGILKKLDFVNISVHTKMNLPSEQQTARVLKAMSNPYVSVLCHPTGRIVNDREPYPIDLIEIARAAKKYRVALEISSSFRLDLNEGNCRLTHAEGAKFVINTDSHRTDSLKFMQFGVGMARRGWLEKKDILNTLPVEKLLAYFRKK; this is encoded by the coding sequence ATGGAAAACCTTAAAATTGCGCAAATTTTCAGGGAAATGGCAGATATCCTCGAGCTCATGGGGGAAAATCGCTTTCGGTATTTGGCGTATCGACGCGCCGCGCAAACCATCGAACATTCGTCTCAGGAAATGAGGCAAATCGCGGATGAGAATCCCAAAAAACTCCTAGACCTCTCGGGCGTGGGGCAAGGGCTCGCGGATAAAATTATTGAAATCCTGCATTCCGGCGATTGTCGCGAACATCAAATGCTGCTCGCCGGGTTTAAAACCGGGCTTTTGGAGCTTCTCACGGTCCGCGGGTTGGGACCCAAAAAAGTGAAAAAGTTTTACACCGAGCTCGGCATCGATTCGTTACCGAAACTCAAACACGCGGCGGAAACCGGATTGTTGGCCAAGCTCCCGGGCATGGGAGAAAAAAGCCAAACCAGCGTGATTCAATCCATCAAAGATCACGAAAAACATTCTCAACGCCTGATTCTGCATGCCGCGACCGAGATGGCGAATCGCCTTGTGGTCTATCTCAAAACCTGCCCGGTGGTGGACCGGGTCGAGTACGCGGGCAGTTGCCGCCGCAAACAGGAAACCGTGGGCGACATCGACATTCTCGTGACCGGGAAAACCGAAAAAGATCATGGCCGAATTGTGGCGCATTTTGTGACTCAGCCGGATGTGCAGCAAATTTTGGCGCACGGAGAGACCAAGGCGAGTGTGATTTTGGAATCTGCGAACGGCCCGATTCAGTCGGATTTGCGCGTGGTGGATGAATCGAGTTTTGGCGCAGCGTTGCATTACTTCACCGGATCCAAGGCGCACAATATTGCGATGCGAAAATTCGCGATTTCAAAAGGATTCAAGCTCAATGAATACGGACTTTTTAAAGGAGAAAAAAGGATGGCCGGAAAAACCGAGGAAAGCCTTTTTAAAGCGCTCGGACTCCCCTACATCATTCCGGAATTGCGACGCGATGAAGGTGAAATTGACGCGGCTCTCAACAATACACTTCCCCATTCGATTGAGTTGAGCGACATTCAGGGCGACCTTCACATGCACACCCGCGAGAGCGATGGCGGCAACACGCTCGAAGAAATGGTGGCTGCGGCCCAGGCACTCGGGTATCGCTACATCGGGATCACGGAGCATTCGTCGTCGTTGCGCGTGGCGTCCGGGCTCGATGAAGCTCGGCTCATAGATCATTTGCGGCACATTGATTCGCTCAATAAAAAACTGAAGAATTTTCGTATTTTAAAAAGCGCGGAGGTGGATATTCTGGAAGATGGGAGTCTCGATTATCCGAATGGAATTCTTAAAAAACTCGATTTTGTGAATATCTCGGTGCACACAAAAATGAACCTCCCGTCCGAGCAACAAACCGCGCGCGTTCTCAAGGCCATGTCCAATCCGTATGTGTCGGTTTTATGTCATCCAACAGGCCGAATCGTGAATGATCGCGAACCGTACCCCATTGATTTGATCGAGATCGCTCGTGCAGCGAAAAAATATCGCGTGGCCTTGGAAATCAGCTCCAGTTTTCGCCTCGATCTGAATGAAGGGAATTGCCGTTTAACTCATGCCGAAGGCGCGAAATTCGTGATCAACACGGATTCTCACCGCACGGACAGCCTCAAGTTTATGCAATTTGGCGTTGGCATGGCGCGACGCGGTTGGCTGGAGAAAAAAGACATTCTCAATACGTTGCCGGTAGAAAAATTGCTCGCGTATTTTAGAAAAAAATAA
- a CDS encoding radical SAM protein — protein sequence MTPIDTPPDYSLQILGSPDDSPYDSNGNHALRISVLPHEFTDNQRAKPIVARVLPRDRRGSGHVFEISPQLGCVMGCKFCSHSPDKDALHRSLTPEQVVDQIKILEEQAVQRNFQINPYKINFTDGGELLLNPHCRDILVAVSRHLRRKIKISTVLPDLPIVRRNLEEVFDFMKDYEPGLSWQISLASTNEQGRQEKRQPQKRRVPLYPMEGIKDVCERIQQAYEGIRKATLTFTLTVDSDCDPREIIDVLPPHLVRPRLHPFKENRTGCESMPTDKIEELRAAFIKAGYADTAIDTLDEVESLELTKGKTDR from the coding sequence ATGACCCCCATTGATACACCCCCTGACTATTCTCTTCAAATCCTTGGATCACCCGATGACAGCCCCTATGATTCCAATGGAAACCACGCCTTAAGAATATCGGTCCTCCCCCATGAATTTACAGACAATCAAAGAGCGAAACCAATCGTTGCCAGAGTACTCCCCAGAGACAGACGGGGCAGCGGTCATGTTTTTGAAATTTCACCTCAGTTGGGATGTGTGATGGGCTGCAAATTTTGTTCTCATTCTCCTGACAAAGATGCCCTTCACAGGAGTCTGACTCCGGAACAAGTCGTGGATCAAATAAAAATTTTGGAAGAACAAGCGGTGCAAAGAAATTTTCAAATAAATCCTTATAAAATAAATTTTACTGATGGAGGTGAACTGCTTTTAAATCCGCATTGTCGCGATATTTTGGTGGCCGTAAGTCGTCACTTGCGTCGTAAAATTAAAATTTCCACGGTTTTGCCTGATCTCCCGATCGTAAGAAGAAATCTGGAAGAAGTTTTTGATTTTATGAAAGATTATGAGCCGGGATTGAGTTGGCAAATTTCACTGGCCTCTACAAACGAGCAGGGGCGACAGGAAAAAAGACAGCCACAAAAAAGGCGAGTGCCTTTGTATCCCATGGAAGGCATAAAAGATGTCTGTGAAAGAATACAACAAGCTTATGAAGGGATTAGAAAAGCGACCCTCACTTTTACACTTACCGTGGATAGCGATTGTGACCCACGTGAGATTATTGATGTTTTGCCTCCTCATTTAGTGCGACCGCGTTTGCATCCTTTCAAAGAAAATCGGACCGGATGCGAATCCATGCCAACGGATAAAATAGAGGAACTTCGCGCCGCATTTATAAAAGCCGGTTATGCAGATACGGCGATCGACACATTGGATGAGGTGGAATCGCTTGAATTAACAAAAGGCAAAACAGATAGATAA
- a CDS encoding MarR family winged helix-turn-helix transcriptional regulator, producing METATPALKFFLNLSKVQAIVSRRFDGGLGGLGLNEFIILFYLNQAPDEKMRRIDLAEKIGLTASGVTRMLVPMEKVGLVNREMTEHDARVRYVTLAPGGRRRLSEAMERAELLSQELIPTTKLKKIKGISTLMAELVGTIRG from the coding sequence ATGGAAACCGCAACCCCTGCATTGAAATTCTTTTTAAATCTTTCAAAAGTCCAAGCCATTGTCTCACGTCGCTTTGATGGCGGCTTGGGGGGATTGGGGTTGAACGAATTCATCATTTTATTTTATTTGAACCAAGCTCCGGATGAAAAAATGCGCAGAATTGATCTTGCTGAAAAAATCGGGCTCACCGCTTCCGGCGTCACTCGAATGTTGGTTCCCATGGAAAAAGTCGGATTGGTGAATCGAGAAATGACCGAACACGACGCTCGCGTTCGTTATGTGACTTTGGCTCCCGGTGGCAGGCGCAGACTTTCGGAAGCCATGGAAAGAGCGGAACTCCTCTCTCAAGAACTAATTCCTACGACCAAACTTAAAAAAATAAAAGGGATCTCAACATTGATGGCCGAATTGGTGGGAACGATTCGATGATAA
- a CDS encoding peroxiredoxin: MTDLLNQVAPDFSLKDQEGKVHQLSDYRGTLVLLYFYPKDNTPGCTVEAQCFRDRFNDLKALNVQVLGVSIDDEASHKKFSEQEKLNFPILADADKTVVKAYGVEGLIFAKRESFLIDKAGKVLKHYKKVAPKDHAEEVIKDVTALEPSI, encoded by the coding sequence ATGACCGATTTATTGAACCAGGTGGCCCCGGATTTTTCGCTTAAGGATCAAGAAGGGAAAGTCCATCAATTATCCGATTATCGCGGCACGTTGGTGTTGCTTTATTTTTATCCAAAAGACAATACGCCAGGCTGCACGGTTGAGGCTCAGTGTTTTAGAGATCGATTCAATGATTTAAAGGCCTTGAATGTCCAGGTTTTGGGCGTGAGCATCGATGATGAAGCGTCTCATAAGAAATTCTCCGAACAAGAAAAATTAAATTTCCCGATTTTAGCCGATGCGGATAAAACCGTGGTAAAGGCCTACGGGGTCGAGGGATTGATTTTTGCAAAACGCGAATCGTTTCTCATTGATAAAGCCGGCAAGGTGCTCAAACATTATAAGAAAGTGGCCCCCAAAGACCACGCCGAAGAAGTGATTAAAGATGTGACGGCTTTAGAACCTTCTATTTAA
- a CDS encoding efflux RND transporter periplasmic adaptor subunit encodes MNLKKMLAGGIALILGMGVGLRVISSTNGPVIDSTPVARQVIVSQVQITTLTPEITLPATLKSTAEISVSSKMSGKVTAVYAKEGDLVVAGQLLFTVEQESGDSALLNQYTQAQIALSAAQTNLSNLQLLKSKQVAEMQTTIRGIENSIEYAKKNESLTGTTVESQIAVYEAQVNSASSNLNLAQTTLETTQSQTEQSVKSAKEQALSISNSALDTVDTVQERVNAVLGIDLPNFDPTYRDVLDNISSHIYLSRADDAYRTAYASYNSADSALDAVAAEDSTQEVQAAVDLAEQTISDTISLLDRMEELLSLQLNAPDYYDAIKAYKSELDGYQSSVSAQLLSVQAYGTAIESAELSAETSVAQAEAGVDVAQDGYDSAVAALAQVKSQSNSQTTGAESSVSGLEDQLDSAYNNLDIIKAQYDQQISAASYQVSLASAQVEQASIQVGGGSVTAPADGILADFNVTAGELISAGMPVATLVDPDSFEMQFSVSEMEVPYIKQGTAITITLDAYPEQVWKGIVYYVSPMTDAYTRTYPVKAYVNTEGTASFLVSGMSGQVTFTKGTVKKNVLAIPLEAVVFSTQLGDSVFVVTDGVAHETAIELGDSIDGWVEVKSGLSAGETVVIQGQNLLDDGDAVKIIPND; translated from the coding sequence ATGAACTTAAAAAAGATGCTTGCCGGAGGGATTGCCTTAATTCTTGGAATGGGAGTGGGATTGAGAGTGATTTCATCCACCAACGGACCTGTTATAGACTCAACGCCCGTGGCACGCCAAGTCATCGTCAGCCAGGTTCAAATCACGACTTTGACTCCGGAAATCACGCTTCCCGCCACTTTAAAATCCACGGCGGAAATTTCCGTGAGCTCCAAAATGAGTGGGAAAGTTACAGCCGTATACGCCAAAGAAGGGGATCTCGTCGTCGCGGGCCAACTTCTTTTCACCGTGGAACAGGAATCCGGAGACAGCGCGCTTCTCAATCAATACACGCAAGCCCAAATCGCTTTAAGCGCAGCCCAAACCAATCTTTCCAACCTCCAATTGCTCAAATCCAAACAAGTCGCGGAAATGCAAACCACGATCCGCGGTATTGAAAATTCAATCGAATACGCCAAGAAAAATGAATCTCTCACAGGAACAACCGTGGAAAGCCAAATCGCGGTGTATGAGGCGCAAGTGAACAGTGCTTCTTCCAACCTTAATCTCGCTCAAACCACCCTTGAGACCACGCAATCTCAAACCGAGCAATCCGTAAAGAGTGCCAAAGAACAAGCTCTTTCCATCTCCAACAGCGCCCTCGACACCGTGGACACGGTTCAAGAAAGAGTGAATGCCGTACTCGGAATCGATTTGCCAAACTTTGACCCCACGTATCGAGATGTTTTGGACAATATTTCGAGCCATATTTATTTGAGTCGTGCGGATGATGCTTATCGAACCGCTTATGCGAGTTATAACTCCGCAGACTCCGCACTCGATGCCGTGGCTGCCGAAGATTCAACACAAGAAGTCCAAGCCGCGGTGGATTTAGCCGAGCAAACGATCAGCGATACGATTTCGTTATTGGATCGGATGGAAGAGCTCCTCAGTTTGCAACTCAATGCGCCGGATTATTACGATGCAATTAAAGCCTACAAATCGGAATTGGATGGGTATCAATCGAGTGTATCGGCCCAATTGTTAAGCGTGCAAGCGTATGGGACCGCCATCGAATCCGCGGAACTTTCCGCCGAAACCTCGGTGGCTCAAGCCGAAGCCGGGGTGGACGTGGCTCAAGACGGATACGATTCCGCGGTGGCGGCTTTGGCCCAAGTCAAATCTCAATCCAACTCCCAAACCACAGGTGCCGAATCCTCGGTGTCCGGATTGGAAGACCAATTGGACTCCGCGTACAACAATCTCGATATCATCAAAGCTCAATACGACCAGCAAATTTCCGCTGCGAGCTATCAAGTTTCTCTCGCTTCCGCCCAAGTGGAACAAGCTTCGATTCAAGTGGGCGGCGGTTCAGTCACCGCGCCTGCGGATGGAATTTTAGCGGACTTTAATGTCACGGCCGGAGAACTGATTTCCGCCGGAATGCCGGTGGCCACCCTCGTGGATCCCGACAGTTTTGAAATGCAATTTTCGGTGAGTGAAATGGAGGTTCCATACATCAAACAAGGCACGGCCATCACGATCACACTCGACGCGTATCCGGAGCAAGTCTGGAAAGGAATCGTCTATTACGTTTCCCCCATGACCGACGCTTACACCCGCACCTATCCGGTTAAAGCTTATGTAAACACGGAAGGGACCGCTTCTTTCTTGGTCTCGGGCATGAGCGGTCAAGTCACGTTCACCAAAGGAACGGTAAAGAAAAACGTGCTCGCCATCCCGTTAGAAGCCGTTGTTTTTTCAACACAACTCGGAGACAGCGTGTTTGTGGTAACGGACGGAGTTGCACATGAAACAGCCATTGAATTGGGCGATTCCATCGATGGTTGGGTGGAAGTGAAAAGCGGATTGAGCGCCGGAGAAACCGTGGTGATCCAAGGCCAAAATCTCTTAGATGACGGTGATGCAGTCAAAATAATCCCAAATGATTAA